A genomic window from Sanguibacter antarcticus includes:
- a CDS encoding putative protein N(5)-glutamine methyltransferase: MSSLPPEVVLLTSHRPTSTDLSSVTSALRGAGCVFAEDEAAAILDAAHDASHLADMVERRVAGTPLEQILGWAEFCGMRIAVAPGVFVPRRRTELLVREAAAILQHGDSGDRVSPGRPVVVDLCCGSGAVGAALAACRDVDLYAADIDPVAVRCARRTVQPAGRVLEGDLFDALPVSLRGRVAVFVVNAPYVPTDEIRFMPAEAREHEPHRTLDGGPDGLDVHRRVAHGVGGWLAPGGHLLVETSGRQTTGTVEAFRAAGLEPRVVHDEEIDATVVVGRADGGWRPGAVLPALTEDR, translated from the coding sequence GTGTCCTCCCTTCCTCCTGAGGTCGTCCTCCTGACTTCTCACCGCCCGACCAGCACCGACCTGTCGTCCGTCACGAGCGCGCTCCGCGGCGCCGGCTGCGTCTTCGCCGAAGACGAGGCCGCAGCGATCCTCGATGCAGCGCACGACGCGTCGCACCTCGCCGACATGGTCGAGCGCCGGGTCGCCGGGACACCGCTCGAGCAGATCCTCGGCTGGGCCGAGTTCTGCGGCATGAGGATCGCCGTTGCGCCCGGTGTGTTCGTCCCGCGGCGGCGGACGGAGCTGCTCGTGCGCGAAGCCGCCGCGATCCTGCAGCACGGCGACAGCGGCGACCGCGTCTCTCCCGGTCGGCCGGTGGTCGTCGATCTCTGCTGCGGCTCCGGTGCGGTAGGTGCCGCGCTCGCAGCGTGCCGGGACGTGGACCTCTATGCCGCGGACATCGACCCGGTCGCCGTGCGGTGCGCGCGCCGTACCGTCCAGCCTGCGGGCCGGGTGCTCGAGGGCGACCTGTTCGACGCGCTGCCCGTGAGCCTGCGCGGACGGGTGGCCGTCTTCGTGGTCAACGCGCCCTACGTGCCGACGGACGAGATCCGGTTCATGCCCGCCGAAGCACGCGAGCACGAGCCGCACCGCACGCTCGACGGCGGGCCGGACGGGCTCGACGTGCACCGCCGCGTCGCGCACGGGGTCGGTGGGTGGCTGGCGCCGGGCGGGCACCTGCTCGTCGAGACGAGCGGACGTCAGACGACCGGGACGGTCGAGGCCTTCCGTGCGGCGGGCCTCGAGCCGCGCGTGGTGCACGACGAGGAGATCGACGCGACGGTCGTCGTCGGCCGGGCTGACGGCGGCTGGCGCCCGGGCGCGGTGCTCCCCGCGCTGACCGAGGACCGGTGA
- a CDS encoding Pr6Pr family membrane protein, producing MPEDLRAPTPLATDDPTDLLAQRTRRARWAHALVAVLALTGVIMELTIAAVDGPGEAGSMTERLVRLLSYFTILSNITIGVVSIVAAVDPRRDGLGFRVAHLDGLLCIAVTGIVYNTLLRGVAALSQAGAFSNFLLHVAAPLAAVIVWVVVGPRPRIDTRTVLLSVVAPILWLVYTFVRGSIVDWYPYPFLDVIEIGLGSALLNAGIIAVLFLALALGLRWVDGRLRPAP from the coding sequence ATGCCCGAGGACCTCAGAGCACCGACGCCGCTCGCCACAGACGACCCGACCGATCTGCTCGCCCAGCGCACCCGACGCGCACGGTGGGCGCACGCCCTCGTCGCTGTCCTCGCCCTCACCGGCGTGATCATGGAGCTGACGATCGCTGCCGTCGACGGCCCCGGAGAGGCCGGGAGCATGACCGAGCGCCTCGTGCGCCTGCTCTCGTACTTCACGATCCTCTCGAACATCACGATCGGCGTGGTCTCGATCGTCGCGGCCGTCGACCCGCGCCGGGACGGGCTCGGCTTCCGGGTCGCCCACCTCGACGGTCTGCTGTGCATCGCGGTGACCGGCATCGTCTACAACACCCTCTTGCGCGGGGTCGCTGCCCTGTCGCAGGCGGGCGCCTTCTCGAACTTCCTGCTGCACGTCGCGGCCCCGCTCGCTGCCGTGATCGTCTGGGTGGTCGTCGGCCCGCGACCGCGGATCGACACCCGGACCGTCCTGCTGTCGGTCGTCGCCCCGATCCTGTGGCTCGTCTACACGTTCGTCCGCGGGTCGATCGTCGACTGGTACCCCTACCCGTTCCTCGACGTGATCGAGATCGGTCTCGGATCGGCGCTCCTGAACGCAGGGATCATCGCGGTCCTCTTCCTCGCGCTCGCTCTCGGGCTCCGCTGGGTCGACGGTCGGCTGCGTCCCGCGCCCTGA
- a CDS encoding cation transporter gives MSALTSTPALTDARRTVLQHRIRIVVAITIAYNVIEAAIALTAGAAASSAALVGFGLDSIVEVLSAAAVAWQFAAPDPERREAVALRVIAVSFFALAAYVVVDAALSLLGARDATHSSVGIVLAAVSVAVMPLLSWFERRTGTELGSASAVADSKQTLVCSYLSAALLVGLVLNSLLGWAWADSVAALVIAALAVREGLEAWRGETCATPVSALTGEQPAEPHTCC, from the coding sequence ATGAGCGCGCTGACGAGCACACCCGCCCTCACCGACGCCCGGCGGACCGTCCTCCAGCACCGCATCCGGATCGTCGTCGCGATCACGATCGCGTACAACGTCATCGAGGCGGCGATCGCGCTCACCGCCGGAGCAGCAGCCTCGTCGGCCGCGCTCGTCGGCTTCGGGCTCGACTCGATCGTCGAGGTCCTCTCCGCCGCCGCGGTCGCCTGGCAGTTCGCAGCACCCGACCCCGAGCGGCGCGAGGCTGTCGCCCTGCGCGTCATCGCCGTCTCGTTCTTCGCCCTCGCCGCCTACGTCGTGGTCGACGCCGCACTGTCCCTGCTCGGCGCGCGCGACGCCACGCACAGCAGCGTCGGCATCGTCCTCGCCGCCGTGAGCGTCGCCGTCATGCCGCTGCTCAGCTGGTTCGAGCGCCGCACCGGAACCGAGCTGGGCTCCGCGAGCGCCGTAGCCGACTCCAAGCAGACCCTCGTCTGCAGCTACCTCTCCGCGGCGCTGCTCGTCGGCCTCGTGCTCAACTCTCTCCTCGGGTGGGCATGGGCCGACTCGGTCGCGGCGCTCGTCATCGCGGCGCTCGCCGTCCGCGAGGGCCTGGAGGCGTGGAGAGGCGAGACGTGCGCGACGCCCGTCTCCGCCCTCACCGGCGAGCAGCCTGCGGAGCCGCACACCTGCTGCTGA
- the cmtR gene encoding Cd(II)/Pb(II)-sensing metalloregulatory transcriptional regulator CmtR has translation MLTLASRLDAMNRLGRAMADPTRSRILLRLLDSPGHPGQLATDLDLTRSNVSNHLTCLRGCGIVVAVVEGRRTRYEIADPHLTRALTALVDVVLAIDDAQPCTDETCDGPLCCPPDNHLAADA, from the coding sequence ATGCTGACCCTTGCGTCCCGGCTCGACGCCATGAACCGCCTCGGCCGCGCCATGGCCGACCCGACACGATCACGCATCCTGCTGCGTCTCCTCGACTCACCGGGGCACCCCGGTCAGCTCGCGACCGACCTCGACCTGACCCGCTCGAACGTCTCGAACCACCTCACCTGCCTGCGCGGCTGCGGGATCGTCGTCGCCGTCGTCGAGGGGCGCCGGACACGCTACGAGATCGCCGACCCGCACCTGACCCGCGCCCTCACCGCACTCGTCGACGTCGTCCTGGCGATCGACGACGCGCAACCGTGCACCGACGAGACCTGCGACGGTCCCCTGTGCTGCCCGCCTGACAACCACCTGGCGGCCGACGCATGA
- a CDS encoding LacI family DNA-binding transcriptional regulator, with protein sequence MAQRVTITDVARVADVSVATVSKVINGRYGVAQSTLARVNEVIETLGYESSLVARSLRSRRTNVIGILVAEFEPFSTEILKGASTGLADTGYELLAYTGGRHSGGTGWERRYLSRLSGTLIDGAVLVTPTVVDADAGIPVVAIDPHAGPAGLPTVDSDNLAGAELATEHLLALGHRRIGFLAGRSDLESSQRREDGYRLALKTAGIDVDPALIRSGEYRTASARAPARELLSLPDRPTAIFAANDLSAIAALEVAQEMGIAVPSQLSVIGFDDVPESARTTPPLTTVRQPIQEMGAAGIRLLISLIEGTTVDETHIQLPTSLVERGSTGPR encoded by the coding sequence ATGGCACAACGAGTCACCATCACCGACGTCGCCCGGGTGGCCGACGTCTCGGTGGCGACCGTCTCCAAGGTCATCAACGGCCGCTACGGCGTAGCCCAGAGCACCCTCGCCCGGGTCAACGAGGTCATCGAGACGCTCGGCTACGAGTCGAGCCTCGTCGCCCGGAGCCTGCGGTCCCGGCGGACCAACGTCATCGGCATCCTCGTGGCCGAGTTCGAGCCCTTCAGCACCGAGATCCTCAAAGGCGCCTCCACCGGGCTCGCCGACACCGGCTACGAGCTCCTCGCCTACACCGGTGGCCGCCACAGCGGCGGCACCGGCTGGGAGCGGCGCTACCTCTCTCGCCTCAGCGGCACCCTCATCGACGGCGCAGTCCTCGTCACCCCCACGGTCGTCGATGCCGACGCCGGCATCCCCGTCGTCGCGATCGACCCGCACGCAGGCCCGGCCGGGCTGCCGACCGTCGACTCAGACAACCTCGCGGGTGCCGAGCTCGCGACCGAGCACCTCCTCGCGCTCGGCCACCGGCGCATCGGCTTCCTCGCCGGGCGCAGCGACCTCGAGTCGTCCCAGCGGCGCGAGGACGGCTACCGCCTCGCGCTCAAGACCGCCGGCATCGACGTCGACCCGGCGCTCATCCGGTCGGGCGAGTACCGCACCGCGAGCGCTCGCGCACCGGCGCGCGAGCTCCTCTCCCTGCCCGACAGGCCGACCGCGATCTTCGCCGCGAACGACCTCTCTGCGATCGCGGCCCTCGAGGTCGCGCAGGAGATGGGCATCGCGGTGCCGAGCCAGCTCTCCGTCATCGGTTTCGACGACGTCCCCGAGTCTGCGCGCACCACCCCGCCATTGACGACGGTCCGGCAGCCGATCCAGGAGATGGGCGCCGCAGGGATCCGCCTGCTCATCTCGCTCATCGAGGGCACAACGGTCGACGAGACGCACATCCAGCTCCCGACGTCGCTCGTCGAGCGTGGGTCCACGGGACCGCGCTGA